Proteins from one Rosa chinensis cultivar Old Blush chromosome 7, RchiOBHm-V2, whole genome shotgun sequence genomic window:
- the LOC112175160 gene encoding NADH dehydrogenase [ubiquinone] 1 beta subcomplex subunit 10-B, with product MGRKKGVADFDESPPDDFDPANPYKDPVAMLEMREHIVREKWIQIEKAKILRDKLRWCYRVEGINHLQKCRLLRDQYLESTRGIGWGKDHRPYEFHGPKLEVKVEAEESD from the exons atgggaaggaAGAAGGGAGTGGCGGACTTCGACGAGTCGCCGCCGGATGACTTCGATCCGGCGAATCCGTACAAGGACCCGGTGGCGATGCTGGAGATGAGGGAGCACATCGTCCGAGAGAAGTGGATCCAAATAGAGAAGGCCAAGATTCTCCGGGACAAGCTCCGCTGGTGCTACCGCGTCGAAGGCATCAACCACCTCCAGAAGTGCCGCCTCCTCCGCGACCAGTACCTCGAGTCCACGCGCGGCATCGGTTGGGGCAAGGACCACCGCCCCTACGAGTTCCATG GCCCCAAGCTGGAGGTGAAGGTGGAGGCGGAGGAGTCGGACTGA
- the LOC112177301 gene encoding B3 domain-containing protein At4g02870-like: protein MEVAKAETPTPSTFFEAATKKRKATEELDADHDARLRWKFAKELRLCDAWYMKRLNGSDVSKSRKKLAVSKTWVVEQVLTFFAASAAARVERGESERVIVHDCEQGSLHVLYLKKLKTGRFVFVGRWKDDFVIRRNLKKGDDIGLCWHGDESMFSFTAFYRN from the coding sequence ATGGAAGTTGCAAAGGCTGAAACACCAACGCCATCGACGTTCTTCGAAGCTGCcactaaaaagagaaaagcgACGGAAGAACTGGACGCCGATCATGATGCAAGGCTGCGATGGAAATTTGCTAAGGAGCTGAGGCTCTGTGACGCTTGGTACATGAAAAGGCTCAACGGCAGTGATGTTAGCAAAAGCCGGAAAAAGCTGGCGGTGAGCAAGACCTGGGTGGTTGAGCAGGTCTTGACTTTCTTCGCCGCTAGCGCTGCCGCTAGAGTCGAGCGtggtgagagtgagagagttATTGTTCACGACTGTGAGCAAGGCTCACTCCATGTGTTGTATTTGAAGAAGCTGAAAACGGGGAGGTTCGTCTTTGTTGGGAGGTGGAAAGATGACTTTGTGATTAGGAGAAATTTGAAGAAGGGCGATGATATTGGTCTGTGTTGGCACGGAGACGAATCCATGTTCAGTTTTACTGCTTTTTATCggaactag
- the LOC112175195 gene encoding zinc finger protein CONSTANS-LIKE 16 isoform X2 produces MVRVSGSLSLTHTDHSQTITPHEIIEPFGPLNKYVKPPQYSLAVHPTLNFSSVTFTLCNCVIPSKIFSCFSCAMITEKKAANAMGGNSVRACDSCLVKRARWFCGADDAFLCQRCDASVHSANLLASRHERVRLKSASHKLGDHLAIEPPVPTWQQGVKRKARTPRGHGNHNKSGKDEAGKVLGQSMPFVPEIGSEEVDYCCLEDDHESEDLEQLLYRVPIFDPFEAEVCNNMTNIDHHEVKMGNGHEDYGARTSSPSDELDNLQGLILPSDMELAEFAADVENMLGKGFDEDCSDIKGLGLLDGTKEEEDHGMDVCIGIEERKLVKIEEEEDQGMECEFNPSVLDWNFDYDDESTAVLLGGSTNTDQKEEEKVAVLMEAEKKRKKICLRLNHEAVISAWASQGSPWTTGVKPELNPDDGWPDCMGIWGTDQIMNLQGYGDGSAAGCRMGRRGDNEQRPGREARVSRYREKRRTRLFSKKIRYEVRKLNAEKRPRMKGRFVKRTSFQMGMGSSSTTNTSAAPHYQQHQHLKK; encoded by the exons ATGGTGCGGGTCTCAGGCTCTCTTAGCCTCACTCACACCGATCACTCTCAGACCATAACCCCACACGAAATAATTGAACCGTTTGGGCccctaaataaatatgtgaaGCCACCTCAATATTCCCTAGCAGTTCATCCAACACTAAACTTTAGCTCAGTTACTTTTACTCTCTGCAATTGCGTCATTCCATCGAAAATCTTCAGCTGTTTCAGCTGCGCTATGATCACCGAAAAGAAAGCTGCTAATGCCATGGGAGGCAACAGTGTGCGAGCCTGCGACAGCTGTCTAGTGAAGCGGGCACGGTGGTTTTGCGGCGCAGATGATGCTTTTCTTTGTCAGAGATGTGATGCTTCTGTACACTCGGCTAACCTCTTAGCCAGCAGACACGAGAGGGTTCGTCTCAAGTCTGCTTCTCACAAGCTCGGTGATCACTTGGCAATTGAGCCTCCGGTGCCAACTTGGCAGCAGGGGGTCAAGCGCAAGGCACGGACTCCCCGTGGCCATGGGAATCATAACAAGAGTGGCAAAGATGAAGCTGGGAAGGTTCTAGGGCAGTCTATGCCTTTTGTGCCGGAGATTGGGAGCGAAGAAGTTGACTATTGTTGCCTAGAGGATGATCATGAGAGTGAAGATCTTGAGCAGCTGCTTTATAGGGTCCCCATATTCGACCCTTTTGAAGCTGAGGTTTGCAATAACATGACAAATATTGATCATCATGAGGTCAAAATGGGAAATGGTCATGAAGATTATGGAGCTCGGACTAGTAGTCCGAGCGACGAGTTGGATAATTTGCAGGGGCTAATTCTACCTTCGGATATGGAGCTCGCAGAGTTTGCTGCTGATGTTGAGAACATGCTTGGGAAGGGATTTGATGAGGACTGCAGTGACATCAAGGGTTTGGGATTACTGGATGGGACTAAAGAAGAAGAGGACCATGGTATGGATGTTTGTATTGGCATTGAAGAGAGGAAGCTAGTGAAGATTGAAGAGGAGGAGGATCAAGGAATGGAATGTGAATTCAATCCTTCGGTTCTGGATTGGAACTTTGATTATGATGATGAGTCAACTGCGGTGTTGCTTGGGGGAAGTACTAATACTGATcagaaggaggaagagaaggTAGCAGTGCTCATGGAGgccgagaagaagaggaagaagatatgTTTGAGGCTGAATCATGAGGCAGTCATTAGTGCCTGGGCAAGCCAAGGCTCTCCATGGACCACCGGAGTTAAGCCGGAGCTCAACCCCGACGATGGCTGGCCCGACTGCATG GGCATATGGGGCACAGATCAGATTATGAATTTGCAAGGATACGGAGATGGTAGTGCAGCAGGGTGCAGGATGGGAAGGAGAGGCGATAATGAGCAGCGGCCAGGAAGAGAAGCAAGAGTATCGAGGTACAGAGAGAAGCGGAGGACACGATTGTTTTCGAAGAAGATTCGATACGAAGTAAGGAAGCTCAACGCGGAGAAGAGGCCTAGAATGAAAGGTCGATTCGTTAAGAGAACCTCCTTCCAGATGGGGATGGGGAGTAGTTCAACTACTAATACTTCTGCTGCACCTCACTACCAGCAGCACCAGCACCTCAAAAAATAA
- the LOC112175195 gene encoding zinc finger protein CONSTANS-LIKE 16 isoform X1 yields MVRVSGSLSLTHTDHSQTITPHEIIEPFGPLNKYVKPPQYSLAVHPTLNFSSVTFTLCNCVIPSKIFSCFSCAMITEKKAANAMGGNSVRACDSCLVKRARWFCGADDAFLCQRCDASVHSANLLASRHERVRLKSASHKLGDHLAIEPPVPTWQQGVKRKARTPRGHGNHNKSGKDEAGKVLGQSMPFVPEIGSEEVDYCCLEDDHESEDLEQLLYRVPIFDPFEAEVCNNMTNIDHHEVKMGNGHEDYGARTSSPSDELDNLQGLILPSDMELAEFAADVENMLGKGFDEDCSDIKGLGLLDGTKEEEDHGMDVCIGIEERKLVKIEEEEDQGMECEFNPSVLDWNFDYDDESTAVLLGGSTNTDQKEEEKVAVLMEAEKKRKKICLRLNHEAVISAWASQGSPWTTGVKPELNPDDGWPDCMDVINLVINLNILQGIWGTDQIMNLQGYGDGSAAGCRMGRRGDNEQRPGREARVSRYREKRRTRLFSKKIRYEVRKLNAEKRPRMKGRFVKRTSFQMGMGSSSTTNTSAAPHYQQHQHLKK; encoded by the exons ATGGTGCGGGTCTCAGGCTCTCTTAGCCTCACTCACACCGATCACTCTCAGACCATAACCCCACACGAAATAATTGAACCGTTTGGGCccctaaataaatatgtgaaGCCACCTCAATATTCCCTAGCAGTTCATCCAACACTAAACTTTAGCTCAGTTACTTTTACTCTCTGCAATTGCGTCATTCCATCGAAAATCTTCAGCTGTTTCAGCTGCGCTATGATCACCGAAAAGAAAGCTGCTAATGCCATGGGAGGCAACAGTGTGCGAGCCTGCGACAGCTGTCTAGTGAAGCGGGCACGGTGGTTTTGCGGCGCAGATGATGCTTTTCTTTGTCAGAGATGTGATGCTTCTGTACACTCGGCTAACCTCTTAGCCAGCAGACACGAGAGGGTTCGTCTCAAGTCTGCTTCTCACAAGCTCGGTGATCACTTGGCAATTGAGCCTCCGGTGCCAACTTGGCAGCAGGGGGTCAAGCGCAAGGCACGGACTCCCCGTGGCCATGGGAATCATAACAAGAGTGGCAAAGATGAAGCTGGGAAGGTTCTAGGGCAGTCTATGCCTTTTGTGCCGGAGATTGGGAGCGAAGAAGTTGACTATTGTTGCCTAGAGGATGATCATGAGAGTGAAGATCTTGAGCAGCTGCTTTATAGGGTCCCCATATTCGACCCTTTTGAAGCTGAGGTTTGCAATAACATGACAAATATTGATCATCATGAGGTCAAAATGGGAAATGGTCATGAAGATTATGGAGCTCGGACTAGTAGTCCGAGCGACGAGTTGGATAATTTGCAGGGGCTAATTCTACCTTCGGATATGGAGCTCGCAGAGTTTGCTGCTGATGTTGAGAACATGCTTGGGAAGGGATTTGATGAGGACTGCAGTGACATCAAGGGTTTGGGATTACTGGATGGGACTAAAGAAGAAGAGGACCATGGTATGGATGTTTGTATTGGCATTGAAGAGAGGAAGCTAGTGAAGATTGAAGAGGAGGAGGATCAAGGAATGGAATGTGAATTCAATCCTTCGGTTCTGGATTGGAACTTTGATTATGATGATGAGTCAACTGCGGTGTTGCTTGGGGGAAGTACTAATACTGATcagaaggaggaagagaaggTAGCAGTGCTCATGGAGgccgagaagaagaggaagaagatatgTTTGAGGCTGAATCATGAGGCAGTCATTAGTGCCTGGGCAAGCCAAGGCTCTCCATGGACCACCGGAGTTAAGCCGGAGCTCAACCCCGACGATGGCTGGCCCGACTGCATG GATGTGATTAACTTGGTTATAAACTTAAATATATTGCAGGGCATATGGGGCACAGATCAGATTATGAATTTGCAAGGATACGGAGATGGTAGTGCAGCAGGGTGCAGGATGGGAAGGAGAGGCGATAATGAGCAGCGGCCAGGAAGAGAAGCAAGAGTATCGAGGTACAGAGAGAAGCGGAGGACACGATTGTTTTCGAAGAAGATTCGATACGAAGTAAGGAAGCTCAACGCGGAGAAGAGGCCTAGAATGAAAGGTCGATTCGTTAAGAGAACCTCCTTCCAGATGGGGATGGGGAGTAGTTCAACTACTAATACTTCTGCTGCACCTCACTACCAGCAGCACCAGCACCTCAAAAAATAA